A genomic stretch from Microplitis mediator isolate UGA2020A chromosome 10, iyMicMedi2.1, whole genome shotgun sequence includes:
- the LOC130676443 gene encoding supervillin isoform X6 has protein sequence MDMVAAGAADLMAANEGSSSDSLARRPRTSTTNSIIGKKTASIRETKASRLRAASIVSPIDGSSLPRKTGFSDGVPAWSSQSAATLYNKQKSPMSSSGSLSQTSPRDRDKYHQRRYSTKMTEPEERFTDSQNSDKNIRRSKRLALRAAGTKPSSASSDLNQCPLGVGHYHHHDSKDTRRVSNHQSTSDSVAVRASSSSSTSTTFASSSGTKRSTANRLGEDEVIYCDSNAEDSATNDDETNSTNINSNNKLNDNIVKLRRARHISRRYRNRKELTNTIDVLQTLPSTVVIDSSPSVKLLELRKVKADENPAVEKMHVIGINKDTEKLDSTLENRRQICTASGRNVSQMALRFKAVEEERVKITSVKESKLPRRNSHQQRQRNDALGQPHSRDLYDRFVTQPVTYREVHEAVLQNQGVDKISAGMKSLDAAPARRQDFKTDDVDPSKLSLAERVKFFNRRIATETISKSDVTLDRAQRRLNSRFRTQPVTLEEVEVASRSIPSKTDNFKKLPDESLGTVATPETISLTNTDQPKGILKSSSLHALGIRQKQQDFIPVSESSSSSSSHVDVDVDVDIACCVNNNKISYSREQEPRIVKQCEESESYNEYCTDVNDGVILRNKNFSRVCESTRVVVMNSNSIKRDNTVPSSEFIDSNNSCNSISSTTSSSSNTIIDSDNLKKNLKQRILNNSKFRRKSESESISNEDNTLASKKNLRPVSVVNSVDLPSMSIAERLAALQRSGTTDWKRRVTTETVPLIIADKPVDNDSKKSSDLCQKEKEDLAIKQRRLADRLEKLESAAEGWRKRVVVTDALTFSVAGKMRVELPESLNSHPKLFDSMGNSCVSDGKKKIPRPEHRKGSAKDTAAAMSDDSGEESKMNGRPSTVQYVARPDDETFTSFFDSLSVDKCREESIDFDESDFDVITPYSELLGTRRTTKFKRRHVSSRNPIKILAARTDIKDEYTEINTGVAERVMKMTNIEKLAQNSTLAVEALAGLASTENFNAITLKNVSDEVAFGSNSKLRSYKDLMLILVKGRRHVQVRLVEPVAASVNSGDNYILVTRSELYHYSGKFSNVIEKSRAADIASRIQRHKDLGCHAARVVTINEGKTTGTVTDTENFWKLLGEGDINADVVEAGHPDEDELYESALIATNVVYEVVNDELIPLDKYWGAIPKIKILDPSKILVFDFGGEMYIWHGKIASMEKRRVATRLAQDLWNEGYDYSDCTVCPIDAAKIIGRRDVAPAAVKKDIKRPEWCLIAKLTQHTETILFREKFLDWPNAAGVIKVKKPEEKEQVDGKIIVEPPDVNLMLQSNDTPVDLILEGCHLGRGSGWFDQEFSRQYLVMTTNVTVWHIDEYSYSQLNDSSVGQFFTGDSYIVRWMYTITVTGRELSGLPSKHAVEGRDRCAYFIWQGSNASLNKQGTAALLTVELDKEEGPQIRVVEGNEPAAFLNLFKGGMVIHSGKKSDKRNHNKLRIYVSRGAEKSETCLIEVPCSPRQLKSRGSLVFLDSKSEKISVWYGRHSLSHIRENALHAAGKLKDNCPSEAGLGGCNPSICEIYEGEEPEEFLNGVMNRKLHMTLNRKSIPHHTPRLFHFSSLSREFTASEILCPHRSKEPTPFPFLQEELYQVNQPALFLLDNKDEVWLWQGWWPDTGEEDQTGSGAVRWQAERKAAMTVAIDYWKKMQTHSSIKKCCVYLVWAGLEPLEFINLFPTWTDRDDIAELNIKDGRAPGEILSVESELARLMQRTYPPAQLLQRPLPEGVDPTSLELYLSPQHFLELLGMSIEEFKELPSWKQIDIKKKIGLF, from the exons atgg aTATGGTAGCAGCTGGAGCTGCTGATTTGATGGCTGCTAATGAGGGCAGCTCATCTGACAGTCTGGCCAGAAGACCAAGAACCAGTACTACAAACAGTAtta TAGGAAAAAAGACTGCCAGCATCCGCGAAACCAAGGCGTCGAGACTTCGTGCTGCATCAATAGTATCTCCAATtg atggcTCAAGTTTGCCAAGAAAAACAGGATTTTCCGACGGTGTGCCGGCCTGGAGTTCACAGTCGGCTGCTACTTTATACAataaacaa AAAAGTCCAATGTCTTCGAGTGGCAGCCTTTCTCAAACCTCGCCGAGAGACAGAGACAAATATCACCAGAGGCGATATTCCACAAAAATGACTGAGCCCGAGGAGAGATTTACTGATTCGCAAAATA GTGACAAAAATATCCGTCGTTCAAAACGATTGGCACTTAGAGCTGCCGGGACAAAACCGTCATCAGCTTCGAGCGATTTAAATCAGTGTCCGTTAGGCGTTggtcattatcatcatcacgACTCAAAAGACACGCGACGGGTCAGTAATCATCAAAGCACATCCGATTCAGTAGCAGTACGTGCGTCGTCCTCGTCATCTACATCAACGACATTCGCTTCCTCATCCGGCACGAAACGTTCCACTGCAAACCGACTCGG AGAAGACGAAGTAATTTATTGTGATTCAAATGCTGAAGACAGTGCAACCAACGATGACGAAACAAATTCAACAAACATCAACAGCAATAATAAACTAAACGATAATATTGTTAAGTTACGTCGTGCACGTCATATATCACGTCGCTATAGAAATCGTAAAGAATTAACTAATACCATTGATGTCCTTCAAACACTGCCTAGTACTGTCGTAATAGACAGCAGCCCGAGTGTTAAATTATTGGAGCTGAGGAAGGTGAAGGCAGACGAGAACCCGGCGGTCGAAAAAATGCATGTCATCGGAATAAATAAGGATACAGAAAAATTAGATTCGACATTGGAAAATAGAAGACAGATTTGTACTGCCAGTGGTAGGAATGTATCACAAATGGCGTTACGTTTCAAGGCTGTGGAAGAAGAACGGGTTAAAATTACGAGTGTGAAGGAGAGCAAGTTGCCGCGGCGTAACAGCCACCAACAGCGACAGCGCAATGATGCATTAGGGCAGCCTCACTCTCGAGATCTTTATGACAGGTTTGTTACCCAGCCAGTTACTTATCGGGAGGTGCACGAAGCAGTGCTCCAGAATCAGGGAGTTGATAAAATTTCTGCTGGCATGAAATCGCTTGATGCTGCTCCTGCCCGGAGGCAGGATTTCAAAACTGATGACGTCGATCCGTCAAAACTGAGCCTGGCTGAgcgagttaaattttttaatcgtcGCATTGCCACTGAGACCATCAGCAAATCTGACGTTACACTCGATCGGGCGCAAAGGAGACTGAACAGCCGGTTTAGGACTCAGCCAGTTACTCTAGAAGAGGTCGAGGTCGCGTCAAGAAGCATTCCATCAAaaactgataattttaaaaaacttcctGATGAATCTctcg gaACTGTCGCGACACCAGAAACTATTTCGCTGACAAATACCGATCAGCCCAAAGGTATTTTGAAATCTTCAAGTTTACACGCACTAGGAATTCGTCAAAAGCaacaagattttattccaGTATCTGAATCCTCTTCAAGCTCATCATCACATGTAGATGTAGATGTAGATGTAGATATTGCTTGTTgcgtaaataataataaaatatcgtaCTCGAGAGAACAAGAACCACGGATTGTTAAGCAATGTGAAGAGAGTGAGTCATATAATGAATACTGCACAGACGTAAACGATGGAGTTATTTtacggaataaaaattttagtcgtGTTTGTGAATCAACTCGAGTAGTTGTGATGAACAGCAACAGTATCAAGAGAGACAATACAGTGCCTTCATCAGAGTTTATTGATAGTAATAATAGTTGCAATAGTATAAGTAGCACTACCAGTAGCAGCAGTAATACAATAATCGAcagtgataatttaaaaaaaaatcttaaacagcgaattttaaataacagcAAATTTCGACGTAAGTCTGAAAGTGAGAGTATTTCAAATGAAGACAATACTTtagcaagtaaaaaaaatctcagacCAGTATCGGTTGTAAATTCTGTTGATCTTCCGAGCATGAGTATCGCCGAGCGTCTGGCTGCACTTCAGCGCAGCGGGACAACTGATTGGAAGCGCCGAGTGACAACTGAAACTGTGCCTCTAATTATTGCCGACAAGCCCGTGGATAAT GATTCCAAGAAGAGCAGCGATCTTTGTCAAAAAGAGAAAGAGGATCTGGCGATAAAGCAACGGAGATTAGCTGATCGGCTGGAAAAATTAGAATCAGCGGCTGAAGGCTGGCGCAAACGGGTCGTTGTAACAGACGCGCTTACTTTTTCAGTCGCCGGTAAAATGAGAGTTGAATTACCTGAGTCACTTAACTCACATCCTAAGCTCTTTGATTCGATGGGCAACTCTTGTGTTTCTGatggcaagaaaaaaattcctcgGCCTGAGCACAGGAAAG GAAGTGCCAAAGACACAGCGGCAGCAATGAGCGACGACAGCG GCGAGGAGTCAAAGATGAATGGCAGACCGAGCACAGTCCAATACGTTGCTCGTCCTGATGACGAGACTTTCACTTCGTTTTTCGACAGCCTCTCTGTAGACAAGTGTCGGGAAGAAAGTATTGACTTTGATGAAAGTGACTTTGATGTCATTACTCCATACTCTGAGTT ACTCGGTACAAGAAgaacaacaaaatttaaacGGCGACATGTTTCTTCAAGAAatccaattaaaatattggCTGCGCGGActgatatcaaggatgaataTACCGAAATAAATACTGGTGTCGCTGAAAGAGTTATGAAGATGACAAACATTGAAAAAC TTGCTCAAAATTCAACTTTGGCTGTGGAAGCACTAGCCGGTCTAGCTTCGACGGAGAATTTCAATGCGATAACTCTGAAGAATGTCAGTGATGAGGTTGCGTTTGGTAGTAATAGTAAACTACGTTCTTACAAAGACTTGATGCTGATACTAGTGAAAGGTCGCCGACACGTTCAAGTCCGTCTAGTCGAACCTGTGGCTGCGAGCGTTAACTCGGGTGACAATTATATTCTGGTAACAAGATCAGAGCTGTATCATTACTCAGGAAAATTCAGCAACGTCATTGAGAAGTCAAGAGCTGCTGATATCGCATCGAGGATACAGAGACACAAAGACCTGGGCTGTCATGCTGCTCGTGTGGTGACGATAAACGAGGGCAAGACGACGGGAACGGTGACGGATACGGAGAACTTTTGGAAACTTCTAGGTGAGGGGGATATTAATGCTGATGTCGTTGAAGCTGGACATCCTGACGAAGATGAGCTGTACGAGTCGGCATTAATTGCTACCAATGTTGTCTACGAAGTTGTCAATGACGAGCTGATACCTCTGGATAAATACTGGGGTGCGATACCAAAGATAAAAATACTTGATCCCAGTAAAATTTTAGTGTTTGATTTTGGTGGCGAGATGTACATATGGCATGGAAAAATAGCTTCCATGGAGAAGCGTAGAGTGGCAACGCGATTAGCACAAGATCTGTGGAATGAAGGGTACGACTATTCGGACTGTACTGTCTGTCCAATAGATGCTGCTAAAATAATTGGACGGCGCGATGTTGCGCCAGCTGCTGTAAAGAAAGATATAAAGCGTCCCGAGTGGTGTTTGATTGCTAAATTAACTCAGCACACTGAGACAATCCTCTTCCGTGAAAAATTTCTCGACTGGCCAAATGCCGCTGGAgttataaaagttaaaaagcCGGAAGAAAAAGAACAAGTTGAtggtaaaataattgtcgaacCACCTGATGTTAATTTAATGCTTCAGTCAAATGATACGCCTGTTGATTTGATACTCGAAGGCTGCCATCTGGGCCGCGGAAGCGGTTGGTTCGACCAAGAATTCAGTCGCCAGTACTTGGTAATGACCACGAATGTTACTGTGTGGCACATTGATGAGTACTCTTACAGTCAGTTGAATGATAGTTCCGTTGGACAATTTTTTACGGGTGATAGTTACATTGTTCGGTGGATGTATACTATCACCGTTACGGGACGCGAACTGAGTGGATTGCCATCAAAACACGCAGTTGAAGGCCGCGATCGGTGCGCGTATTTCATTTGGCAAGGCAGCAATGCCTCGCTTAACAAACAGGGTACAGCTGCCTTGCTCACCGTTGAACTGGACAAAGAGGAAGGTCCTCAAATACGCGTAGTCGAGGGCAACGAACCCGCGgcttttcttaatttatttaaaggcGGCATGGTAATTCACTCGGGTAAAAAATCCGACAAACGCAATCACAATAAATTACGTATCTACGTAAGTCGGGGCGCTGAAAAATCCGAAACTTGTTTAATTGAAGTTCCATGTAGTCCGCGACAATTGAAGAGTCGCGGATCTCTAGTCTTCCTTGACAGTAAGTCTGAAAAAATTTCCGTGTGGTATGGACGGCATTCGCTTTCTCATATTCGTGAAAATGCTTTACATGCTGCTGGGAAACTGAAGGATAATTGTCCGTCTGAAGCCGGACTCGGCGGTTGTAACCCGAGTATCTGCGAAATATACGAAGGTGAAGAACCCGAGGAGTTCTTAAATGGCGTGATGAATAGAAAATTACACATGACTCTCAACAGAAAGAGCATTCCGCACCATACGCCAAGACTTTTTCACTTTTCGAGTCTGTCGAGAGAATTTACAGCGAGCGAAATTTTGTGCCCGCATCGTTCCAAGGAGCCGACGCCTTTTCCCTTTTTACAAGAGGAACTGTACCAAGTAAATCAGCCAGCTTTATTTTTGCTGGACAACAAAGATGAGGTTTGGCTGTGGCAGGGCTGGTGGCCCGATACCGGCGAAGAGGATCAGACAGGAAGTGGAGCAGTGCGATGGCAAGCTGAGCGTAAGGCTGCTATGACAGTTGCTATTGACTACTGGAAAAAGATGCAGACACACTCGAGTATTAAAAAATGCTGCGTTTATCTCGTGTGGGCCGGGCTGGAACCGCTTGAATTCATAAATCTTTTTCCCACTTGGACTGATCGTGATGATATCGCTGAGTTAAATATAAAG gATGGTCGTGCTCCTGGTGAAATACTTTCTGTGGAAAGCGAGCTGGCTCGTTTAATGCAACGTACTTATCCACCTGCTCAATTACTACAACGACCGTTACCTGAAGGTGTTGATCCGACTTCTTTAGAATTATATTTGTCTCCGCAACACTTTTTG GAACTGCTGGGTATGAGCATAGAAGAATTTAAAGAACTTCCGTCATGGAAGCAAATAgatattaaaaagaaaatcggCCTTTTTTGA